One genomic window of Dermacentor andersoni chromosome 8, qqDerAnde1_hic_scaffold, whole genome shotgun sequence includes the following:
- the LOC129386742 gene encoding uncharacterized protein — MQGIMKLSVFVAHILIAASVVAGQNGYEYEDEEQVECPIRSGRSQNGSEYQDEEQVECPIRSGRNGCVVYGKNIAPGKSLSLEDPCINVECSANGRRLTVEGCSESGNICPGGPVAKGKKSLKWPFCCARCHTPDISA; from the exons ATGCAAGGTATCATGAAGCTTTCAGTATTCGTGGCGCATATTTTAATTGCTGCAAGCGTTGTCGCAGGCCAGAATGGTTACGAATACGAAGACGAAGAACAAGTTGAATGCCCTATAAGATCCGGAAGAA GCCAGAATGGTAGCGAATACCAAGACGAAGAACAAGTTGAATGCCCTATCAGATCCGGAAGAA ATGGATGCGTAGTCTACGGAAAGAACATTGCGCCAGGAAAAAGCTTGTCTCTCGAAGATCCTTGCATTAATGTTGAATGCAGCGCCAATGGCCGGAGGCTTACAGTCGAAGG GTGCTCGGAAAGCGGAAATATTTGTCCAGGGGGACCCGTGGCTAAAGGCAAAAAGTCACTAAAATGGCCGTTTTGCTGTGCAAGATGCCACACTCCGGACATTTCTGCATAG